The proteins below come from a single Corylus avellana chromosome ca3, CavTom2PMs-1.0 genomic window:
- the LOC132175779 gene encoding uncharacterized protein LOC132175779, producing MAVIGMANTLSPLLVFLLVFSHHICLNAVPVTRIGSLKHGLQAHQVSQITHMVATGEKWEEQTIAGRMDVELHDYPGSGANNRHTPKPPAQYGRICSDC from the exons ATGGCTGTTATAGGAATGGCaaacactctctctcctctacTTGTATTCTTATTGGTGTTCTCTCACCATATCTGCTTGAATGCTGTCCCAGTCACAA GAATTGGAAGCCTAAAGCACGGGCTGCAAGCTCATCAAGTTTCACAGATTACCCACATG GTAGCTACAGGGGAAAAATGGGAGGAACAAACCATTGCTGGAAGAATGGATGTTGAGCTACATGATTACCCCGGATCAGGAGCCAATAACCGCCATACTCCTAAGCCGCCTGCACAATATGGGAGAATCTGTAGTGATTGTTAG
- the LOC132175896 gene encoding GDSL esterase/lipase At1g74460, with protein MKNFHGVLTIMVAILGIAMDGYNCKVVQFIFGDSLSDVGNNKYLGRSLAQASLPWYGIDFGNGLPNGRFTNGRTVSDIIGDRTGLPRPPAFLDPSLTEDIILENGVNYASGGGGILNETGSYFIQRFSLYKQIELFQGTIELIRSKVGKKEADKFFQGSSYVVALGSNDFINNYLMPLYTDSWTYNDEGFITYLMETLEAQLKILHSLGARQLIVFGLGPMGCIPLQRVLSTSGDCQDRANKLALSFNQASSTLLDDLSAKLPNASFKFGDAYDVVNDVISNPYKYGFNNSDSPCCSLYNIRPALTCTPASTLCGDRSKYVFWDEYHPTDSANELIANELIKKFGFTQVDGKPNPPSPSPVLPPAPVVAPSPEG; from the exons ATGAAGAACTTCCACGGTGTGCTAACAATAATGGTGGCCATCCTAGGAATTGCCATGGATGGATACAATTGCAAGGTGGTGCAGTTCATATTCGGCGACTCCCTCTCCGACGTCGGAAACAACAAGTACCTCGGCCGGAGCCTGGCTCAGGCCAGCCTGCCATGGTATGGCATTGATTTTGGCAATGGCTTGCCTAATGGGAGGTTCACCAATGGGCGTACAGTCTCTGATATAATAG GTGACCGGACGGGCCTCCCAAGGCCACCAGCCTTTCTGGACCCATCTTTGACAGAAGACATAATTCTGGAAAATGGAGTCAATTATGCCTCCGGAGGTGGTGGGATTCTGAATGAAACTGGTAGCTACTTT ATTCAAAGGTTTTCTCTTTACAAGCAAATTGAGCTTTTTCAAGGGACAATAGAACTGATAAGAAGCAAAGTTGGCAAAAAGGAAGCAGACAAGTTTTTCCAAGGATCTAGTTATGTGGTTGCTTTAGGCAGCAATGATTTCATTAACAATTACTTGATGCCACTTTATACCGATTCATGGACATACAATGATGAGGGATTCATCACCTACTTAATGGAGACTCTAGAAGCACAGCTTAAG ATATTGCACAGCTTAGGGGCACGGCAGCTGATTGTGTTTGGGCTAGGGCCAATGGGCTGCATTCCACTCCAAAGGGTGCTGAGCACATCTGGGGATTGTCAGGATAGAGCAAACAAACTGGCTCTCAGCTTCAATCAAGCTTCAAGCACGCTGTTAGATGATCTATCAGCCAAACTTCCCAATGCAAGTTTCAAATTTGGAGATGCTTACGACGTCGTCAATGACGTGATCAGCAATCCCTACAAATATG GGTTCAATAACTCGGACTCACCATGTTGCTCCCTCTATAACATTCGACCTGCTCTGACATGTACTCCTGCATCAACATTGTGTGGAGACAGAAGCAAATATGTGTTTTGGGATGAATACCACCCAACCGATAGTGCCAACGAGTTGATTGCCAATGAGCTCATCAAGAAATTCGGATTCACGCAAGTGGACGGCAAACCCAATCCCCCTTCCCCATCCCCTGTTCTTCCCCCTGCCCCTGTTGTTGCCCCATCCCCTGAGGGATAA
- the LOC132176034 gene encoding geranylgeranyl diphosphate reductase, chloroplastic: MASIALKSFIGLRQNTAEKPHLMTAQTKPSSLNPRKLRVVASKSSPRLTNRNLRVAVIGGGPAGGAAAETLAKGGVETYLIERKLDNAKPCGGAIPLCMVGEFDLPLDIIDRRVTRMKMISPSNVAVDIGQTLKPHEYIGMVRREVLDAYLRDRAQASGAEIINGLFLKMDMPRDGESPYVLHYTGYGGKAGAVGEKRTLEVDAVIGADGANSRVAKAIGAGDYDYAIAFQERIKIPDDKMAYYQNLAEMYVGDDVSPDFYGWVFPKCDHVAVGTGTVTHKGDIKKFQLATRNRAKDKILGGQIIRVEAHPIPEHPRPRRLSGRVALVGDAAGYVTKCSGEGIYFAAKSGRMCAEAVVEGSENGKRMVNEGDLRKYLEKWDKTYWPTYKVLDVLQKVFYRSNPAREAFVEMCADEYVQKMTFDSYLYKTVVPGNPWEDLKLAVNTIGSLVRANALRREMDKLSV; encoded by the exons ATGGCCTCCATTGCCCTCAAATCCTTCATCGGACTCCGCCAGAACACGGCGGAGAAACCCCACCTCATGACCGCCCAAACCAAACCCAGCTCCTTAAACCCCCGAAAGCTCAGAGTCGTGGCTTCGAAATCCAGTCCAAGACTGACCAACAGGAACCTCCGGGTGGCTGTGATCGGCGGCGGACCAGCCGGCGGCGCCGCCGCAGAGACCCTCGCGAAGGGCGGGGTCGAGACCTACCTGATCGAGCGCAAGCTCGACAACGCCAAGCCCTGCGGCGGTGCTATACCGCTGTGCATGGTGGGCGAGTTCGACCTCCCGCTGGACATCATCGACCGGAGGGTCACGAGGATGAAGATGATTTCGCCGTCGAACGTGGCGGTGGACATCGGGCAGACCCTGAAGCCCCACGAGTACATCGGCATGGTGCGGCGCGAGGTCCTGGACGCGTATCTTCGGGACCGAGCCCAGGCGAGCGGCGCCGAGATCATCAACGGGCTGTTTCTCAAAATGGACATGCCCAGAGACGGGGAGTCTCCGTACGTGCTGCATTACACTGGGTACGGCGGAAAGGCCGGCGCGGTTGGGGAAAAGCGGACCTTGGAGGTGGACGCGGTGATTGGCGCCGATGGGGCTAACTCGCGTGTCGCCAAGGCCATTGGTGCTGGTGACTATGACTACGCCATTGCGTTTCAG GAGAGAATCAAGATTCCTGATGATAAAATGGCTTACTACCAGAACCTTGCGGAGATGTATGTTGGCGATGATGTGTCTCCCGACTTCTATGGTTGGGTTTTCCCAAAGTGTGATCATGTGGCTGTTGGCACAGGCACGGTGACCCACAAAGGGGACATCAAGAAGTTCCAGCTTGCAACGAGGAACAGAGCCAAGGACAAGATATTGGGCGGTCAGATCATACGGGTTGAGGCACACCCAATACCAGAACACCCTCGGCCACGGAGGTTGTCGGGAAGAGTGGCATTGGTGGGGGATGCAGCAGGGTACGTGACAAAGTGCTCGGGCGAAGGTATCTATTTTGCGGCAAAGAGCGGGAGGATGTGCGCCGAGGCGGTGGTGGAAGGGTCGGAGAATGGGAAGAGGATGGTGAATGAGGGGGACTTGAGGAAGTACTTGGAGAAGTGGGACAAGACTTACTGGCCAACATACAAGGTGTTAGATGTGTTGCAGAAGGTGTTCTATCGGTCGAATCCGGCAAGGGAAGCGTTTGTGGAGATGTGCGCAGATGAGTATGTGCAGAAGATGACATTTGACAGCTACTTGTACAAGACTGTGGTGCCTGGGAATCCTTGGGAGGATTTGAAGTTGGCCGTGAATACCATTGGGAGCTTGGTGAGGGCTAATGCACTTAGAAGGGAGATGGACAAGCTTAGTGTATGA
- the LOC132175571 gene encoding malate dehydrogenase, chloroplastic — translation MAATSATTFSIGTNVSLGCKVRSLPQSKPFGVRFNSQNPLKSFSGLKAAISVSCESESSFLSKETSAALRASFATKAQKENQSYQYHLQPQATFKVAVLGAAGGIGQPLALLIKMSPLVSSLHLYDIANVKGVAADLSHCNTPSQVLDFTGPSELANCLKGVNVVVIPAGVPRKPGMTRDDLFNINAGIVKNLIEAVADNCPDAFIHIISNPVNSTVPIAAEILKQKGVYDPKKLFGVTTLDVVRANTFVAQKKNLKLIDVDVPVVGGHAGITILPLLSRTKPSVNFSDEEIQELTVRIQNAGTEVVEAKAGTGSATLSMAYAAARFVESSLRALDGDGDVYECTYVQSDLTDLPFFASRVKLGRNGVEALISSDLQGLTEYEQKALEALKPELKASIEKGIAFTQKQTVAT, via the coding sequence ATGGCAGCAACATCAGCAACTACCTTTTCAATTGGAACAAATGTTTCCCTTGGCTGTAAAGTGCGCTCACTTCCTCAATCAAAGCCTTTTGGTGTGAGGTTTAACTCCCAGAACCCGCTAAAGAGTTTCAGTGGCCTCAAGGCTGCAATATCTGTGAGTTGTGAATCAGAGTCATCCTTCTTAAGCAAGGAGACTAGTGCAGCTCTTCGGGCATCTTTTGCCACAAAAGCTCAAAAGGAAAATCAGAGTTATCAGTATCACCTGCAGCCCCAGGCAACTTTCAAAGTGGCAGTTCTTGGAGCTGCTGGAGGGATAGGTCAACCACTGGCACTTCTTATCAAGATGTCCCCATTAGTTTCTTCCTTGCATCTCTATGATATAGCAAATGTAAAGGGAGTTGCTGCTGATCTCAGTCACTGCAACACTCCTTCCCAAGTTCTGGATTTCACTGGACCTTCTGAGTTAGCCAATTGTTTGAAGGGTGTGAATGTTGTTGTTATACCTGCTGGAGTTCCAAGAAAGCCCGGTATGACTCGTGATGACCTCTTCAACATCAATGCTGGCATAGTTAAGAACTTGATTGAGGCTGTTGCTGATAACTGCCCTGATGCCTTCATCCACATTATCAGCAATCCAGTTAACTCAACAGTGCCAATTGCAGCAGAAATTCTGAAGCAGAAGGGTGTTTATGATCCAAAGAAGCTCTTTGGTGTTACGACACTGGATGTTGTTAGGGCAAACACATTTGTTGCTCAGAAGAAGAACCTAAAACTGATTGATGTTGATGTCCCTGTTGTTGGAGGACATGCCGGGATCACTATTCTACCTCTGCTCTCAAGGACAAAACCATCAGTTAACTTTTCTGATGAAGAAATTCAAGAGTTAACTGTTAGGATCCAAAATGCCGGGACTGAAGTTGTGGAGGCAAAAGCTGGTACTGGTTCTGCTACATTATCAATGGCATATGCAGCAGCCAGATTTGTTGAGTCATCTCTTCGTGCACTTGACGGAGATGGGGATGTATATGAGTGCACGTATGTTCAGTCAGATCTGACTGATCTTCCATTCTTTGCATCAAGGGTTAAGCTTGGAAGGAATGGGGTTGAGGCTCTGATTTCTTCTGACCTCCAAGGGTTGACCGAATATGAGCAGAAGGCTCTGGAAGCCCTTAAGCCAGAATTGAAGGCCAGCATTGAGAAGGGGATTGCGTTTACTCAGAAGCAAACTGTTGCCACATAG
- the LOC132173516 gene encoding pentatricopeptide repeat-containing protein At3g47530 encodes MATIPHRRSLTTVAFHASQQPQNPLKIPAKPLPQENQTKPISDTTQAAQRHEQQQNRLLSLIKSCTQKTHLLQIHAHIVRTSLLQDPTISLNFLSRLALSPVRDADYSRQFFTQISNPLVSHYNTMIRAYSVSNSPLEGVFMYREMKRQGLRVNPLSSSFALKSCIKLSSLLGGAQVHAAILRDGHQSDSLLLTTLMDLYSCCEKCDEACKVFDEIPERDTVAWNVLISCCIRNNRTRDALGLFDIMQSGGDGCDPDDVTCLLLLQACARLNALEFGERIHSYIEEHGYGNASNLCNSLVAMYSRCGCLDKAYGVFKGMRIKNVVSWSAMISGLAMNGHGREAIEAFWEMQKMGVQPDDQTFTGVLSACSHCGLVDEGMKFFDSMSQEFGILPNIHHYGCMVDLLSRAGLLDQAYQLIMSMGFKPDPTIWRTLLGACRIHGHVTLGERVIGHLIELKAQEAGDYALLLNIYSSAGNWEKVVEVRKFMQEKAIQTTPGCSTIVLQGVVHEFVVDDVSHPRKHEIYEMLDEINQQLKIAGYVADIYSELHNLGAEEKGIELSYHSEKLAIAFGVLATPPCTTIRVAKNLRTCVDCHNFAKVLSGVYDREVIVRDRTRFHHFKEGRCSCNDYW; translated from the coding sequence atgGCAACAATTCCGCACCGCCGCTCGCTGACTACTGTTGCATTTCATGCCTCTCAACAGCCTCAAAATCCACTGAAAATCCCTGCAAAACCACTCCCACAAGAAAACCAGACAAAACCCATCTCTGACACTACTCAAGCCGCCCAGAGACATGAACAACAACAAAACCGACTGCTTTCTCTCATAAAATCATGCACCCAGAAGACCCATCTGCTCCAAATCCACGCCCACATTGTCCGTACAAGTCTCCTTCAAGACCCCACCATTTCCCTCAACTTCTTGTCCCGTCTGGCTCTCTCTCCCGTACGAGACGCGGACTATTCCCGCCAGTTCTTTACTCAAATCTCAAACCCATTGGTATCTCACTACAACACCATGATCAGAGCCTACTCTGTGAGCAATTCACCCCTGGAGGGGGTTTTCATGTACCGAGAAATGAAACGTCAAGGCCTGCGGGTGAACCCCTTGTCGTCTTCGTTCGCTCTCAAGTCTTGTATcaaactttcttcacttttAGGGGGAGCTCAGGTTCATGCTGCGATTTTGAGAGATGGGCATCAATCAGATAGCCTATTGCTCACTACTTTGATGGACCTGTATTCGTGTTGCGAGAAGTGTGATGAAGCATGTAAAGTGTTTGATGAGATACCTGAAAGAGATACTGTTGCTTGGAATGTGTTGATTTCTTGTTGTATACGTAACAACAGGACCAGGGACGCGTTGGGTTTGTTTGATATCATGCAGAGTGGCGGTGATGGATGTGACCCTGATGATGTTACGTGTTTACTTCTTTTGCAAGCGTGCGCCCGCTTGAATGCGTTGGAATTTGGTGAAAGGATTCATAGTTACATTGAAGAGCATGGTTATGGAAATGCTTCCAATTTGTGTAACTCTCTTGTAGCGATGTATTCGCGGTGTGGATGTTTGGATAAGGCTTATGGGGTGTTTAAGGGAATGCGCATTAAGAATGTGGTGTCGTGGAGTGCAATGATTTCTGGTTTAGCCATGAATGGGCATGGGAGAGAAGCTATCGAAGCATTTTGGGAGATGCAGAAAATGGGTGTTCAGCCCGATGATCAGACTTTTACTGGAGTTCTTTCTGCTTGCAGTCACTGTGGTTTGGTTGATGAGGGAATGAAGTTTTTTGATAGTATGAGCCAAGAGTTTGGGATATTGCCAAATATTCATCATTATGGGTGTATGGTAGATCTCTTGAGTCGTGCTGGTTTGCTCGATCAGGCCTACCAGCTCATAATGTCAATGGGATTCAAGCCAGATCCGACAATATGGAGGACCTTACTTGGCGCTTGCAGAATTCATGGCCATGTTACCCTTGGGGAACGAGTGATTGGACATTTAATTGAACTTAAGGCTCAAGAAGCTGGGGATTATGCTCTGTTGTTGAACATTTATTCCTCGGCTGGCAACTGGGAGAAGGTAGTGGAAGTTAGGAAATTTATGCAGGAGAAAGCAATCCAAACTACACCTGGCTGTAGCACGATTGTATTGCAAGGAGTAGTACATGAGTTTGTTGTGGATGATGTTTCACATCCACGGAAGCATGAGATTTATGAGATGCTAGATGAGATTAATCAGCAGCTGAAGATAGCTGGTTATGTTGCTGATATTTACTCGGAATTGCACAATTTGGGTGCCGAAGAAAAAGGGATTGAGCTCTCTTATCACAGTGAGAAATTGGCTATTGCTTTCGGGGTTCTTGCAACTCCACCTTGCACAACAATCAGGGTGGCCAAGAATCTTCGGACCTGTGTTGATTGCCACAATTTTGCGAAGGTTCTCTCAGGGGTTTATGACCGAGAAGTGATTGTTAGAGATCGCACCCGGTTTCATCATTTCAAAGAAGGACGATGCTCCTGCAATGATTATTGGTAA
- the LOC132175285 gene encoding protein RKD2-like, which translates to MPSLDLSGYSSLDWQYALPIQESFLDAAPLTEVFPTDPFSAPVDILEPTTSIIQDDIFCGYGVWNEIGGGIETDQSQALVLCNNGKKGTKEDRVERKMKRCSSSNMLSKKAISQYFYMPITQAAKELNVGLTLLKKRCRELGIRRWPHRKLMSLQTLIRNVKESGKEEGEESETKLRIALEMLEMEKKMLEEIPDLQLEDNTKRLRQACFKANYKRRRLMAMDSVSCSSSNLGSVDDVMANDQRMNEEEEEKSLLLDSFSSSCIMF; encoded by the exons ATGCCTTCTCTAGACTTAag TGGGTATTCTTCATTGGATTGGCAGTATGCCTTGCCAATACAAGAGAGCTTTCTTGATGCTGCTCCTTTGACAGAGGTCTTCCCAACTGACCCTTTTTCTGCACCAGTGGATATTCTTGAGCCAACCACAAGCATAATTCAAG ATGACATTTTCTGCGGTTATGGAGTTTGGAATGAGATAGGTGGTGGGATTGAAACTGATCAGAGCCAGGCTTTAGTGTTGTGTAACAATGGGAAGAAAGGCACGAAGGAAGATAGAGTAGAGAGGAAGATGAAGAGGTGCAGCAGTTCCAACATGTTATCTAAGAAAGCCATTTCTCAGTACTTTTACATGCCTATAACGCAGGCTGCAAAAGAGCTTAATGTGGGCTTGACACTTTTGAAGAAAAGGTGTAGGGAATTGGGTATTCGTAGGTGGCCTCATAGGAAGCTCATGAGCCTCCAAACCCTAATCAGGAATGTAAAG GAGTCGGGTAAAGAGGAAGGAGAAGAGAGTGAAACAAAGTTGAGAATTGCCTTGGAGATGTTGgagatggagaagaagatgtTGGAGGAAATCCCAGATTTGCAACTTGAGGATAATACCAAGAGGCTTAGACAAGCTTGCTTTAAAGCTAACTATAAGAGGAGAAGGCTGATGGCTATGGATTCAGTGTCATGCTCTAGCAGCAATCTAGGAAGTGTGGATGATGTCATGGCTAATGATCAGAGAatgaatgaagaagaagaagagaaatctCTGCTGTTGGACTCCTTTTCTTCTAGTTGCATAATGTTCTGA